In Fusarium oxysporum Fo47 chromosome VII, complete sequence, the following proteins share a genomic window:
- a CDS encoding fungal-specific transcription factor domain-containing protein — protein sequence MPRTHRIRFVPGLKRNPPPAPESPDSMGEPTLTPQSRSESSSPKMSRSKHSCKECKQRRVKCDEAYPVCLRCQRRGSVCLSASPPTQWQAEMPWVISKPMQELGTGAVAPNKRLLQYWLEKTSRIMTVRPENNPLSFPLLQYLMSTPSLLHAVQSVSAGQEQFFQSSNLGPCLTQRGMAIQALRHEIQDPARIKPSSILAVFLQGVSWTWTEDHPCDYGKQHLRGARVLLENMLVDKEKRQDPLVQFMLGWYLYWDMSCAFIADRYDLSPLNTQQLFDAIQDARDSFHPMVGFNAQLFYLIACVGRHCRLVMDTGARDPSLEATFEEQLLAWDPQHEDKTLVDMSIAYRNHGLIMLYQICGNPRLASSPTELVNATIDENTHAHIQDLVVDTLRRLFDTPIDAACFSFHSIPLLTAAAELPREQLHDRSTVVYRFKALYSTNRVAVNMWAIELLEELWDLHDCGIHISWLELLKTKDWTLSFA from the exons ATGCCACGAACTCATCGCATTCGTTTTGTTCCAGGCCTCAAAAGGAATCCTCCCCCCGCCCCGGAGAGCCCTGACTCAATGGGGGAGCCAACCTTGACCCCTCAATCAAGGTCAGAGTCTTCATCACCCAAGATGTCGAGAAGCAAGCATAGCTGCAAAGAATGCAAACAGCGTCGCGTAAAATGCGACGAGGCCTACCCTGTTTGCCTTCGCTGCCAACGTCGTGGctctgtctgtctgtctgccTCGCCGCCGACACAATGGCAGGCTGAGATGCCGTGGGTCATCTCGAAGCCCATGCAGGAGCTCGGCACTGGGGCCGTGGCACCCAATAAGCGGCTGCTGCAGTACTGGCTCGAAAAGACAAGCCGAATTATGACTGTTCGGCCAGAAAACAATCCTCTCTCATTCCCTCTACTTCAATATCTCATGTCGACTCCTTCCTTGTTGCATGCCGTCCAGAGTGTCAGTGCTGGTCAAGAGCAGTTCTTTCAATCCTCAAATCTGGGCCCTTGTCTCACGCAACGAGGCATGGCTATACAGGCACTGCGCCACGAGATCCAGGACCCTGCCCGGATCAAACCATCCTCTATTCTGGCTGTTTTCCTCCAGGGTGTGTCGTGGACGTGGACAGAGGATCATCCTTGTGACTATGGAAAACAGCATCTTCGCGGGGCTCGGGTGCTTCTTGAAAATATGCTGGTGGACAAGGAGAAACGGCAAGACCCTCTGGTCCAATTCATGCTTGGCTGGTATCTCTACTGGGATATGTCCTGTGCTTTCATTGCAGACCGGTATGATTTATCGCCTCTCAACACGCAGCAATTGTTTGATGCGATCCAAGACGCACGAGACTCGTTCCATCCTATGGTAGGTTTCAATGCCCAATTATTCTACTTGATCGCCTGTGTCGGCCGCCATTGTCGCTTGGTCATGGACACAGGCGCAAGGGACCCTTCTCTCGAGGCTACGTTTGAGGAGCAGCTGCTGGCTTGGGATCCCCAACACGAAGACAAAACGCTTGTGGACATGAGCATAGCGTATCGAAACCACGGGCTCATCATGCTCTATCAGATCTGCGGAAATCCTAGACTAGCCTCAAGCCCGACCGAGCT TGTGAATGCGACCATAGACGAAAATACCCACGCGCACATTCAAGACCTGGTCGTGGACACTCTTAGACGTCTGTTTGACACACCAATCGATGCGGCTTGCTTCAGCTTCCACTCCATACCTCTTCTCACTGCTGCAGCCGAGCTACCTCGGGAGCAACTCCATGATCGATCCACTGTAGTATACAGATTCAAAGCGCTCTACTCCACTAACAGGGTGGCTGTCAATATGTGGGCTATCGAGCTGTTGGAGGAGCTTTGGGACCTTCATGACTGCGGAATTCATATCTCATGGCTCGAGCTGCTAAAAACAAAAGACTGGACATTAAGCTTTGCGTAA
- a CDS encoding aldehyde dehydrogenase domain-containing protein, giving the protein MASLASQAARFGCKLNDASLLTTQGFIDGQWQDAPSGESFPVYEPASATVLSNCSSFSRRDIIRAITSANKAQKRFHALTTASKRGVLLRKWNDLILHNSDDLAQILMLENGKTFEEAKNEIIYAASYVAWFAEEATRSYGDIIPSSIPGATLFTVKEPIGVCGIITPWNFPAAMITRKVAPALAAGCSVVVKPPSETPFTALALTRLAMKAGIPPDCIQVVPTRDRSAASELASNPLVRKLSFTGSTNVGKMLAGLASKTMKKLSMELGGNAAFIVFEDADLDLAVEGAMKAKFRASGQTCVCANRLFVHASVVDEFCKCLAEKVAQLKLGFGLHQGVTQGPLINKSALEKVAWHVQDALNLGGELVFGGKRPAELGDGYFFQPTIIKNATMVMAVARDETFGPLAAVFSFNSEQEVIQLANSTEFGLAGYFYSRDIHRVFRVAQALEVGMVGVNTGVISAAESPFGGVKESGYGREGSKYGLAEYQVLKSVTVRSGKL; this is encoded by the exons ATGGCCTCCTTAGCCTCCCAAGCCGCACGATTTGGGTGCAAATTGAACGACGCATCGCTATTAACGACTCAAGGCTTTATCGACGGCCAATGGCAGGATGCGCCTTCTGGGGAGAGCTTCCCTGTTTATGAGCCAGCCTCAGCCACTGTTCTCTCGAATTGTTCGAGTTTCAGCAGAAGAGACATTATTCGAGCTATTACAAGTGCAAATAAGGCGCAGAAGAGATTTCATGCATTGACTACAGCCTCTAAGCGCGGTGTGCTCTTGAGAAAGTGGAATGACTTGATTCTACACAACTCTGACGATC TTGCACAGATACTCATGCTTGAGAACGGCAAAACTTTCGAAGAGGCCAAGAATGAAATCATATATGCTGCTTCCTACGTGGCATGGTTTGCGGAGGAGGCGACTCGTTCGTACGGAGATATCATCCCATCGTCCATTCCTGGTGCGACTTTATTCACAGTCAAAGAACCAATCGGTGTATGTGGCATCATTACGCCATGGAACTTTCCTGCAGCCATGATAACGAGGAAAGTCGCACCCGCTCTGGCCGCGGGGTGTTCTGTTGTGGTCAAGCCCCCCAGTGAAACACCATTCACAGCTTTAGCACTGACAAGACTGGCCATGAAGGCCGGTATACCCCCGGACTGTATCCAGGTGGTTCCGACAAGGGACCGTTCAGCCGCGTCGGAGCTGGCTTCCAACCCTCTTGTGAGGAAACTCAGCTTTACGGGATCTACAAATGTTGGAAAGATGCTTGCGGGACTAGCATCCAAGACGATGAAAAAGCTTAGCATGGAATTGGGGGGCAATGCCGCTTTCATCGTCTTTGAAGACGCCGACCTCGATCTGGCGGTCGAGGGCGCCATGAAGGCCAAGTTCCGGGCGTCGGGACAGACATGCGTT TGCGCCAACCGGCTCTTTGTACATGCGTCCGTCGTCGACGAATTTTGCAAGTGCTTGGCAGAAAAGGTAGCGCAGCTGAAGCTGGGCTTTGGCCTACATCAGGGGGTCACACAGGGGCCTCTTATCAACAAGTCGGCGCTCGAGAAGGTTGCTTGGCATGTGCAAGACGCACTGAACCTAGGCGGTGAGCTCGTGTTTGGTGGGAAACGTCCCGctgagcttggtgatggcTACTTCTTCCAACCCACTATTATAAAGAATGCCACGATGGTCATGGCGGTCGCTCGCGACGAGACGTTTGGCCCTCTTGCtgccgtcttctctttcaacAGCGAGCAAGAGGTCATACAGCTCGCAAACAGTACCGAGTTTGGGCTAGCAGGCTACTTTTACTCTCGTGACATCCATCGAGTGTTTCGAGTCGCGCAAGCTCTTGAGGTTGGAATGGTAGGCGTGAATACCGGGGTTATCAGCGCCGCCGAGAGTCCATTCGGGGGCGTCAAGGAGAGTGGATATGGGAGAGAGGGGAGCAAGTATGGTCTTGCAGAGTACCAGGTCTTGAAATCGGTAACTGTGAGATCGGGGAAATTGTGA
- a CDS encoding putative oxidoreductase, which yields MNADRLIDALKAQAEGLEVLGRQDSKFDDRCLYYNRSLNYLPLAIVRPTKADRVSKVVSFCTAQNIPLAVRSGGHDFYGRSLVDNGVVVDMRSLSSVNVADDQKSASVGGGVIAGDLQQALAKHGLFTPTGQAKTVGYVSWACGGGYGFYVGTYGFGVDQILGARVVLADGRIRDTDHDKELLWALRGAGAGTFGIIVELRVKVYPNPKIYAGFLAFPISEASAVLEQFQQMNADGDIPDAFSGDAIVANPEMLQLTVKAEPAYIFYWCWTAVQGDLSEARAYLRKMESFGAILINTIQETTPAAFGGGDSSSPTYFRSCNFTDVLPDVGKVLALNPPPQTLSAVVVHNNHGKGVRQDIKDGIGAAFPNRRRHVILGLHGGTHENAHNDRDALGESTAWVRHLQKQLSSLNCHLKERFPAFCSPDDVDSTTFFGLDAERRLSRLKAKLDPNNVFNKAFPRLMATSTATT from the exons ATGAATGCAGACCGCCTAATTGATGCTTTGAAGGCGCAAGCAGAAGGCCTAGAGGTACTAGGCAGACAGGACTCGAAGTTTGACGACCGATGTCTATACTATAACCGAAGCTTGAATTACCTACCCTTAGCAATTGTACGACCAACGAAGGCAGATCGAGTATCCAAAGTTGTTTCTTTCTGCACCGCGCAAAATATCCCGCTTGCCGTTCGATCCGGTGGTCATGACTTCTATGGTCGCTCGCTTGTTGATAATGGCGTCGTCGTAGACATGAGGTCCTTGAGCTCGGTCAACGTTGCAGACGATCAAAAGAGTGCTTCTGTCGGCGGTGGTGTGATCGCTGGTGACTTGCAGCAAGCCCTTGCCAAACACGGGCTGTTCACACCAACCGGCCAGGCGAAGACGGTCGGCTACGTCAGTTGGGCTTGCGGAGGCGGTTACGGCTTCTACGTAGGAACCTACGGCTTCGGGGTCGATCAGATCCTAGGGGCTAGAGTGGTTTTGGCTGACGGACGCATCAGAGATACTGACCACGACAAGGAATTGTTGTGGGCACTTCGTGGAGCGGGTGCCGGCACGTTTGGCATCATTGTCGAGCTGCGCGTCAAGGTTTATCCAAACCCAAAGATATACGCTGGGTTCCTAGCCTTCCCGATATCCGAGGCATCTGCTGTGCTTGAGCAATTCCAACAAATGAATGCGGACGGGGACATTCCCGATGCCTTCAGCGGCGATGCAATTGTGGCAAACCCTGAGATGCTGCAGCTTACTGTGAAAGCTGAGCCCGCGTACATATTCTATTGGTGCTGGACTGCGGTGCAAGGGGATTTGTCGGAAGCAAGGGCATACTTGAGAAAGATGGAAAGTTTTGGTGCCATCCTTATCAATACGATCCAAGAAA CTACACCAGCCGCGTTTGGAGGCGGCGACTCATCTTCCCCAACATACTTTCGCAGCTGTAATTTCACAGACGTTCTGCCCGACGTTGGCAAGGTATTGGCCCTAAACCCACCACCCCAGACATTATCTGCGGTCGTTGTGCACAACAACCATGGCAAAGGAGTTAGACAAGATATCAAAGATGGCATCGGAGCTGCTTTCCCCAATCGTCGCCGCCATGTTATACTTGGGCTTCACGGCGGAACGCACGAGAACGCACATAATGACAGGGACGCGCTAGGAGAGAGCACAGCTTGGGTTCGCCACCTGCAAAAACAGTTGTCGAGCCTTAATTGCCATCTCAAAGAAAGGTTTCCAGCCTTTTGTTCACCGGATGATGTAGATTCAACAACTTTTTTTGGACTTGACGCCGAGCGACGGCTTTCGCGTCTTAAGGCTAAGCTGGACCCAAATAACGTCTTTAACAAAGCATTCCCTAGATTAATGGCTACGTCTACAGCAACGACTTAA
- a CDS encoding choline oxidase encodes MAAPVEDLLDQTTYDYVVVGGGTAGCVIASRLAEELPSAKILLVEGGGSDVGNDMLHDLKRLVETWGGDFDWDWSSVPQPNGNSLIRHSRGKVLGGCSNINGCISFRPMEYDIRKWKEAGVEGWTFDEFVRLINKVRITVNKINQRNHNSVDLALVESAKKAFHIPWSPEFNKDIVQRGNITPSAGHLSIAHNPENGFRSSASIEYLHPIIRGEVKRPNLTILTNAWVHRLHFVDKVATGASITLKSGRDVVVRSKIETILCAGSFDSPRLLLVSGIGPREQLEKFKVPVVADVPGVGENLMDHAETAMMWEMKDQVPPETIIHSDVCFFLRREPPNSQGDDGDIMDSMFHVFGIGFDDNTARHGYNAPPNAYCLIPNLPRPKSRGRLYLQSSDLKVRPAVDFRYFTDTGDYDLKTIVFELKAGRRFAATAPFKELIKREIAPGPQVQSEEQLIDYARKTHGTVFHPCGTVKMGNTAQDPMAVVDSQLRVRGVKNLRVIDASVFPVIPSINLMLTVYAVAEKGAEMIIKDYASAGVRPKI; translated from the exons ATGGCTGCACCTGTCGAAGATCTGCTGGACCAGACTACCTACGACTACGTGGTGGTTGGAGGCGGTACAGCTGGGTGCGTTATTGCAAGCCGGCTGGCAGAAGAACTGCCGTCGGCCAAAATCCTCCTCGTTGAAGGTGGCGGAAGCGACGTGGGCAATGATATGCTTCACGATCTCAAGCGTCTAGTCGAAACGTGGGGAGGCGATTTTGACTGGGACTGGAGCTCAGTGCCGCAGCCAAACG GCAATAGTCTGATTCGACACTCACGAGGCAAAGTTCTTGGAGGGTGCTCGAACATCAACGGGTGCATCTCTTTCCGCCCGATGGAGTACGACATCCGTAAATGGAAAGAAGCTGGCGTTGAGGGATGGACCTTTGATGAGTTCGTACGGCTCATCAACAAAGTAAGGATCACTGtcaacaagatcaaccaACGAAACCATAATTCTGTCGACCTTGCGCTGGTTGAGTCAGCCAAAAAGGCTTTCCACATACCATGGTCACCAGAATTCAACAAGGACATTGTGCAGCGGGGTAACATCACACCCTCAGCCGGCCATTTGTCGATAGCACATAACCCAGAGAATGGCTTCCGAAGCAGCGCCAGTATTGAGTATCTACACCCAATCATCCGTGGAGAGGTAAAGAGGCCCAACCTCACAATTCTCACCAATGCCTGGGTTCATCGTCTGCACTTTGTCGACAAAGTCGCCACAGGTGCGAGCATCACCCTCAAGTCGGGCAGGGACGTCGTTGTCCGTTCCAAGATTGAAACTATCCTTTGCGCTGGTTCTTTTGACTCTCCCCGTCTGTTGCTTGTTTCTGGTATCGGGCCCAGAGAGCAGCTGGAGAAGTTCAAGGTACCAGTCGTTGCGGATGTTCCTGGCGTGGGAGAGAACCTCATGGATCATGCCGAGACGGCCATGATGTGGGAGATGAAAGACCAAGTCCCACCGGAGACAATAATCCATTCCGATGTTTGCTTCTTTCTCCGTCGCGAGCCGCCCAACTCGCAAGGCGACGACGGCGATATCATGGATTCAATGTTTCACGTCTTCGGAATCGGATTCGATGACAACACGGCTCGCCACGGATACAACGCGCCGCCTAATGCTTATTGTCTAATCCCAAACCTCCCCCGACCGAAGTCTCGCGGCCGCCTTTATCTTCAATCATCAGACCTGAAGGTCAGACCCGCTGTCGACTTCAGGTACTTTACCGATACCGGTGATTACGATCTGAAGACCATTGTATTCGAGCTCAAGGCGGGACGAAGGTTTGCTGCAACAGCCCCCTTCAAGGAACTGATCAAGAGGGAAATTGCCCCAGGGCCACAGGTTCAGAGCGAGGAGCAACTTATCGACTACGCACGCAAGACTCACGGAACGGTGTTCCATCCGTGTGGAACCGTCAAAATGGGAAACACAGCACAGGATCCGATGGCTGTTGTCGACTCTCAGCTGCGTGTGCGGGGTGTCAAGAATCTCCGCGTGATTGATGCTAGTGTCTTTCCCGTGATTCCCTCCATCAACCTAATGTTGACAGTCTACGCTGTTGCCGAAAAGGGCGCCGAGATGATCATCAAAGATTACGCTTCAGCCGGGGTAAGACCCAAAATCTGA
- a CDS encoding aldehyde dehydrogenase domain-containing protein: protein MASDLFAELVTPNGIRYQQPLGLFIDNKFVPSKSDSRISTIDPATEKVITKVHAASAENVNDAVLAARRAFEGPWGDTTGAERGRLLNTFADVVERNGKILAAIESWDNGKPYSSSISEDIPEFLDVLRYYAGWADKNHGQVIETRGTQLNYTVPEPIGVCAQIIPWNYPIVMLSWKLAPAIAAGNCIILKVSEQTPLSALYLARLVEAAGFPPGVINIINGYGPEAGSALAAHIDVDKVAFTGSTQTGRGIMKLASSNLKSITLETGGKSPLVVFSDANLHAAAATGYQGIMGNAGQNCSANSKILVQEDIFDRFLKLFRARAISESKIGSPFENETIQGPQITKGQFDRILSYVQSGRDEGATLVHGGTAYKDLNGKGFYIEPTIFTDVTPQMRIYKEEIFGPFVVILPFKTEAEAVCLANDTEYGLAAAVFTKDITRALRLTRKINAGTVWINNSQTMDPRVPFGGFKQSGIGREQGEAGFKAYTKYKTVIVDLALDPVNAHTEAKL, encoded by the exons ATGGCTTCCGACCTCTTTGCAGAGCTCGTTACCCCCAACGGCATTAGATATCAACAGCCCCTGGGCCTTTTCATCGATAATAAGTTTGTGCCATCCAAATCGGACAGTCGGATAAGTACAATCGACCCAGC CACTGAAAAGGTCATAACCAAAGTTCACGCCGCATCGGCCGAGAATGTCAACGACGCTGTCCTTGCCGCTCGCCGAGCGTTCGAGGGCCCTTGGGGTGATACGACAGGTGCTGAACGAGGCCGACTACTAAATACATTCGCCGACGTGGTAGAAAGGAATGGCAAGATTCTAGCTGCTATCGAGTCCTGGGACAATG GGAAACCTTATTCATCGTCGATTTCAGAAGACATCCCCGAGTTTCTCGATGTCTTGCGCTATTATGCGGGGTGGGCAGACAAGAATCATGGACAAG TGATTGAGACTCGCGGAACCCAACTGAACTACACGGTTCCAGAGCCCATCGGTGTCTGCGCGCAAATCATTCCATGGAACTATCCTATTGTCATGCTGTCATGGAAGCTGGCCCCGGCTATTGCTGCTGGCAATTGCATTATTCTCAAGGTATCTGAACAGACACCCTTATCTGCTCTGTACCTTGCTAGGTTGGTCGAGGCTGCGGGATTCCCACCTGGAGTTATCAATATTATCAACGGCTATGGGCCCGAAGCCGGTTCTGCGCTTGCAGCCCATATCGATGTCGACAAAGTTGCCTTTACAGGATCTACCCAAACAGGAAGAGGAATCATGAAGCTAGCATCTTCCAATCTCAAGAGCATCACGCTAGAGACTGGAGGCAAATCACCACTGGTTGTATTCAGCGATGCTAATCTGCACGCAGCGGCTGCCACGGGTTACCAGGGGATCATGGGCAATGCAGGCCAAAACTGCTCAGCTAACAGCAAGATTCTAGTTCAGGAAGACATCTTTGACCGCTTCCTGAAACTATTCAGAGCCAGGGCCATCTCCGAGTCCAAGATAGGGAGCCCCTTCGAGAACGAGACTATTCAGGGGCCTCAGATCACCAAGGGACAGTTTGACCGTATCCTATCCTATGTTCAGTCTGGACGAGACGAAGGCGCGACGCTGGTGCATGGGGGCACGGCATACAAGGACCTGAACGGGAAAGGCTTTTACATCGAGCCAACCATCTTCACCGATGTGACGCCCCAGATGAGAATCTAcaaagaagagatcttcGGCCCCTTTGTAGTGATACTGCCCTTCAAGACCGAGGCTGAAGCAGTTTGTTTGGCCAACGACACAGAGTACGGACTCGCGGCGGCTGTTTTCACAAAGGACATTACCCGAGCTCTCCGTCTTACCCGAAAGATTAATGCTGGCA CTGTGTGGATCAACAACAGTCAGACAATGGACCCCAGAGTGCCTTTTGGCGGTTTCAAGCAGTCCGGCATTGGAAGGGAACAGGGCGAGGCAGGTTTCAAGGCTTATACCAAGTATAAGACCGTCATAGTTGACTTGGCGTTGGATCCCGTTAACGCACATACGGAGGCCAAGCTATAG
- a CDS encoding aldehyde dehydrogenase domain-containing protein: MAANLFQKLTAPNGVSFEQPLGIFVDNEWREAKSGQEISVVSPITEQEIVQVHAGGEEDIDDAVRAARNAFRSWSKTEPTRRGDLLRKLADLAEELTDTFASIDTWNNGKRFASAKGDVGELAGVLRYYAGFADKVFGQVISTNEKKLAYTNREPIGVCGLIIPWNYPLGMAAWKLGPALAAGNTIVLKPGEQTPLSVLLLATLIEKAGFPAGVINIVNGFGRTAGASLAKHLGVDKIAFTGSTNTGREIMKLVATNLKEITLETGGKSPLIVFEDAELENAAKWAHYGIMANQGQICTATSRILVHENIYEKFLDLFIQEVKKTSVVGDPFAPGTFQGPQVTKAQYDRVLSYIEEGKREGATLSIGGKPHKGVDGKGYFVEPTVFTDVKDHMKIYREEVFGPLAAVSSFSTEEEAIRRANDTFYGLGAAIFTENITRALAVAKDIEAGMVWINSSQDSDYRIPFGGKKQSGIGRELGEAGILAYTTIKAIHVNLGTRI, from the exons ATGGCTGCCAATCTTTTTCAGAAGCTTACCGCGCCTAACGGCGTCTCCTTCGAGCAGCCTCTGGGTATATTTGTTGATAATGAGTGGCGTGAGGCCAAGTCTGGCCAGGAAATCTCCGTCGTGAGCCCCAT AACTGAGCAAGAGATTGTTCAAGTCCACGCCGGCGGCGAGGAAGACATCGATGATGCCGTGAGGGCTGCGCGCAATGCTTTCAGATCATGGTCAAAGACTGAGCCTACGCGGCGAGGCGACCTCTTGAGGAAGCTCGCCGATCTGGCTGAAGAATTGACAGACACCTTTGCCTCAATCGACACATGGAACAACG GGAAGCGGTTTGCGTCGGCCAAGGGAGATGTCGGTGAATTAGCAGGCGTCCTCCGCTACTATGCTGGCTTTGCTGATAAGGTGTTCGGTCAAG TCATCTCAACTAACGAGAAAAAACTTGCCTATACCAACCGAGAGCCCATCGGTGTTTGTGGCCTGATCATCCCTTGGAACTATCCGTTAGGCATGGCTGCGTGGAAACTCGGACCTGCACTGGCCGCAGGTAATACCATTGTGCTAAAGCCTGGCGAGCAGACACCACTATCGGTCCTGCTATTAGCCACTCTTATCGAGAAAGCCGGCTTCCCGGCTGGTGTGATTAATATTGTTAATGGTTTTGGTCGCACAGCTGGTGCCAGTCTTGCTAAGCACCTTGGCGTTGATAAAATTGCTTTTACTGGTTCTACGAACACGGGCCGCGAGATCATGAAGCTAGTAGCTACTAATCTAAAGGAAATCACGCTTGAAACAGGCGGCAAATCACCTCTTATTGTTTTTGAGGATGCTGAACTTGAGAATGCTGCGAAATGGGCACACTACGGCATCATGGCCAACCAGGGGCAGATCTGTACGGCAACTAGCAGGATCTTGGTTCATGAGAATATCTACGAGAAGTTTTTAGATCTTTTCATCCAAGAGGTAAAGAAAACGTCGGTTGTCGGTGACCCATTCGCTCCTGGAACCTTCCAGGGCCCACAAGTCACAAAGGCGCAGTATGACCGCGTTTTGTCGTATATTGAAGAGGGCAAACGAGAAGGGGCAACATTGAGCATTGGCGGAAAGCCTCACAAGGGTGTTGACGGTAAGGGCTACTTCGTCGAGCCTACTGTGTTCACAGATGTCAAGGACCATATGAAAATTTATCGCGAGGAAGTCTTTGGGCCACTCGCCGCTGTCAGCTCCTTCTCAACTGAGGAGGAAGCCATCAGACGAGCTAACGATACTTTTTATGGCTTGGGAGCAGCAATCTTTACTGAGAATATCACTCGAGCGCTCGCTGTAGCTAAGGATATCGAGGCAGGAA TGGTATGGATCAACAGCAGTCAGGATTCCGACTATCGAATTCCGTTTGGTGGAAAGAAGCAGTCAGGCATTGGGCGTGAGCTGGGAGAGGCGGGTATCTTGGCATACACCACTATTAAAGCTATTCATGTGAACCTGGGAACCCGAATTTAG